The following coding sequences are from one Verrucosispora sp. WMMD573 window:
- a CDS encoding PDZ domain-containing protein, with protein sequence MRRRGLTVLLGALLTALLSIGVLGAPVPYVVLGPGPTVDTLGQADGKEVIQVTGRETSSSAGQLRLTTVGVQPGVKLRSAIQGWLSDEQAVVPRELVYPPGETQEEVEQRNAEDFQVSQTSAETAALRELGYEVQVVVKSVAADGPSAAVLRPGDVVTSVDGEPVPFASRLTELIRARPAGSALRIGYTRDGNARTDTITSQEHDGRPRIGIEIEQQQPHPFTLSFDLKDIGGPSAGLMFALGIIDKLTPDDLTGGRIIAGTGTIDDAGQVGPIGGIPQKLVGAKQAGATAFLVPAANCAEAVRNRQPDLPLVKVGSLDEALDAMETLRSGGEPAYC encoded by the coding sequence ATGAGACGTCGCGGCCTGACCGTCCTGCTCGGTGCCCTGCTCACCGCACTGCTCAGCATCGGGGTGCTCGGCGCACCCGTCCCGTACGTGGTGCTCGGCCCCGGCCCGACCGTCGACACGCTGGGCCAGGCGGACGGCAAGGAGGTCATCCAGGTCACCGGGCGGGAAACCTCCAGCTCCGCCGGCCAACTGCGGCTGACCACGGTGGGGGTGCAGCCCGGCGTCAAGCTCCGCTCGGCCATCCAGGGCTGGCTCTCCGACGAGCAGGCCGTGGTGCCGCGGGAACTGGTATACCCGCCGGGGGAGACCCAGGAGGAGGTGGAACAGCGCAACGCGGAGGACTTCCAGGTCTCGCAGACCAGCGCGGAAACCGCCGCGCTGCGGGAACTCGGCTACGAGGTGCAGGTCGTGGTCAAGTCGGTCGCCGCCGACGGGCCGTCGGCCGCGGTGCTGCGCCCCGGCGACGTGGTGACGTCGGTCGACGGTGAACCGGTGCCGTTCGCCTCCCGGCTGACCGAACTCATCCGGGCCCGGCCGGCCGGCAGCGCGCTGCGGATCGGGTACACCCGGGACGGCAACGCGCGGACCGACACCATCACCAGCCAGGAGCACGACGGTCGGCCTCGGATCGGGATCGAGATCGAGCAGCAGCAGCCCCACCCGTTCACCCTCTCCTTCGACCTGAAGGACATCGGTGGCCCCAGCGCCGGTCTGATGTTCGCCCTGGGCATCATCGACAAGTTGACCCCGGACGACCTGACCGGCGGCCGGATCATCGCCGGCACCGGCACCATCGACGACGCCGGGCAGGTCGGCCCGATCGGTGGCATCCCGCAGAAGTTGGTCGGAGCGAAGCAGGCCGGCGCGACCGCGTTCCTGGTGCCGGCGGCCAACTGCGCCGAGGCGGTCCGTAACCGGCAGCCGGACCTGCCGTTGGTGAAGGTGGGCTCGCTCGACGAGGCATTGGACGCGATGGAGACGCTGCGTTCCGGAGGCGAGCCGGCGTACTGCTGA